Below is a genomic region from Candidatus Protochlamydia phocaeensis.
GCTATTGAATAAATCAACTCGGCATAACGCGGACAACATCCCATTAAACCAGGCGTAGGACTCCCCCACCCATTGCCTTCACCCCAGCCAATCAATCCGCCCTTACTGCCAAACTGATCGTGAGGCTCCAAATCAATCAAGAGAACGCGCCATACTTCGCCCATATGGATTAAGGGTATGTTATCCCATTTGACGTCGGCAAAGCCTGTCTTACAGATCAAGATGGCAAGCTGCCTGACAATGTCTTCCAATTCGCTTTCATGATTAGTGAATGCTATTTGCTGCGCATGTTTGCCATGCTTAATGTCATATTTCCTTTCGGCTACTATATTAATTGTCTCCTCTCCTGCAGATATCTCGAGCAACGAGCAATCGGGCACAATCAAACGCTGAAGATTGTTTTCTCGGCAGACCTCTTTTGCTTTAACCATAGCTTGATACCTATCCCGCATTTTATCGCTCGTATAGCTAAGCTTAAAAATGACTCCCGGAAAGGGATCCAGTTCAAAAACCGGAATATTCAGTCCATAGTACTTAACAGCAATCTCCTCTCCATCTATGCGGATAGCAGGCTTCCTTTGCCGTAAAGCTTGCCTATTTTCTTCTGAAAAACTTTTTAACAGCAGCTCTTGCTCGTCAGGGCCGAAAGATATGTCACCTCTAAAAGCTAACGTCAGTTGATTTAAATCTTGCCTGATGCAATCCAAAGCACGGTTGACTAAGACCCTTGAATCAACAAACCCTAGCCCTTGGAAATAGTTGCGAATGGCAGATAGGAAAGTTATAAAAATCCTTTTCAATAGAAAACAAGAGCGTTTCTGCTCTACTCTGGCTTTCAGCTGCAAAAGGGAAGATTTAAGCTGGACTTTTTCTTCTCGGGAATAGGCATTCAAATACTGCTGGGCATATTTTGCTATCTGCCCGCTAGGCATCCTCGAGCAATTGGCAGGAATAGAATTCGCCGAGCAAACTGCAAATTGATGGCCGCTCGCATACATAGACTGAGAAATAACAGGAGCGTCCTGAAAAGTTTGATTCAATGTAGATAAAAAGCTGACAGAAGATACCATAATAAACTTTATTAATAGATTAACAACAAAAAAATAAAGTAAACATTTTAAATCATAGATTTATTAAAATCCATCTATTTTAAATTAAACTCATCGCATAACCTGGCCTGATATAATCATCCAGCAATCCTTTGATTGCCTCTGCGATCAAGGAAGCGATCGAAAGGACCGCCACCTTTTTAGAATGAGAGAAGCGATTAAGCATAGGAACGGTATTGGTCATAATCAAAGACGTTAAAATGCTGTCTTCTATGTCCTTGATGGCATCACCTGCGCAAATGCCATGCGTCACAGCAGCAATCACGTTTTTTGCTCCTTGCTGCCGGCATAATTGCGCTGCAGCGACAAGCGTTCCGCCTGTTGAACACATGTCATCGGCCAGCAGGACATGCTTGCCCGCTACATTGCCAATCAATGTCATTTGTACGTCGAATGCCGTTGTGCGCTGTTTTTCGATAATCGCCATCTCTATCCCCAACAGCTTAGCCATTTTTTTAGCAACCTTTACGCTTCCGATGTCTGGAGCGACCACAATGCCATCCTTCCCAAGCATTTGCCTGGCTTGGGCAGCCAGCAAGGACTGGCAAGACAGATGATCGACAGGCACTTCAAAAAATCCCTCAAGCTGGCCGGCATGCAAGTCCAAAGTGATCAGGCGTGACATGCCGGCGACTGCTAGCATGTTAGCCACGAGCTTAGCGGTAATGGGAACGCCGGGCTTGTCCTTGCGGTCTTGCCGGCAATAGCCAAAATAAGGAATGATCGCCACAATGTTTTTAGCGGATGCCCGCTTGAGCGCATCGATGAGGATGAGCAGCTCCATTAAATAGAAATTGGGATTCAAGGCCGTCGATTGCAAAACGAATACGTCGCGCCCTCTTACCTCTTCTAAAATTTCCACTTTGGTTTCTCCATCGGGAAACTGATCGAGGGATAGGCGTCCCAATGGGATGGCTAAGCAACGGCTTATTTCTTCTCCCAAAACGGTATGCGAAGAGCCGCAGAATAATAAAGGGCCTCTATAATAGCTCATTGTAAGTCTCCTAAAAGATCTAGCAGGCGTGAAACGCATGCATAAATCTCGCTAAAAGTATTGTAAAGCGGCGAAGGAGCCAGCCTGATCATATCGGGCTGCCTAAAATCGCAAATAATTTCCTTTTCTTCCAATTGCCCAAGAAAAAATTCAGCTACAACCGGCATGCGTAAAGTCAGTTGGCATCCCCTTTCATTGGAATGCCTGGGGGTCAATAGATGGAATTGGCCCTTAGGCAACTCTTCTAGCAATTCCAATAAAAAAGCCGTCTGCAGCTTCGATTTTTCGCGCAGCCGCGCAATCCCCGCTTCTTGAAACAGTTCAAGCGAAGCTAAAAGGGGCGTGAGCGCCAAGACCGAAGGCGTGCTCACCTGCCAACTGGCAGCCCCTCCATACGGAATAAAATCTGGCTCGAGCTGCATGCGGAAGCGAGACTGCGGATCATTGCCCCACCATCCGCTGAAGCGCGGCAGGTGCTCTGCATGGTGCGAAGCGTGCACATAGGCAATTCCCGGTCCGCCCGGGCCCGCGCATAGGTATTTATAAGAGCAGCCGACGGCAAAATCGACTTCCCATGCATGCAGCTGCAGAGGAATATT
It encodes:
- a CDS encoding ribose-phosphate diphosphokinase — protein: MSYYRGPLLFCGSSHTVLGEEISRCLAIPLGRLSLDQFPDGETKVEILEEVRGRDVFVLQSTALNPNFYLMELLILIDALKRASAKNIVAIIPYFGYCRQDRKDKPGVPITAKLVANMLAVAGMSRLITLDLHAGQLEGFFEVPVDHLSCQSLLAAQARQMLGKDGIVVAPDIGSVKVAKKMAKLLGIEMAIIEKQRTTAFDVQMTLIGNVAGKHVLLADDMCSTGGTLVAAAQLCRQQGAKNVIAAVTHGICAGDAIKDIEDSILTSLIMTNTVPMLNRFSHSKKVAVLSIASLIAEAIKGLLDDYIRPGYAMSLI